One Amaranthus tricolor cultivar Red isolate AtriRed21 chromosome 1, ASM2621246v1, whole genome shotgun sequence DNA window includes the following coding sequences:
- the LOC130807917 gene encoding uncharacterized protein LOC130807917 codes for NNNNNNNNNNNNSKNNNKNNNNNNNNNNNNNNNNNNNNNNNNNNNNNNNNNNNNNNNNNNNNNNNNNNNNNNNNNNKNNNNNNNNNNNNNNNNNNNNNNNNNNNNNNTNNNNNNNNNNNNNNNNNNNNNNNNNNNNNNNNNNNNNNNNNNNNNNNNNNNNNNNNNNNNNNNNNNNNNNNKKKKNNNKNNNNNNNKNNNNNNNNNNNNNNNNNNNNNNNNNNNNNNNNNNNNKNNNNNKNNNNNKNKNSNKNNNNNNNNNNNNNNNNNNNNNNNNNNNNNNNNKNNNNNNNNNNNNNNNNNNNNNNNNNNNNNNNNNNNNNNNNNNNNNNNNNNNNNNNNNNNNNNNNNNNNNNNNKNNNNNNNNNNNNNNNNNNNNNNNNNNNNNNNNNNNNNNNNNNNNNNNNNNNNNNNNNNNNNNNNNNNNNNNNNNNNNNNNNNNNNNNNNNNNNNNNNNNNNNNNNNNNNNNNNNNNNNNNNNNNNNNNNNNNNNNNNNNNNNNNNNNNNNNNNNNNNNNNNNNNNNNNNNNNN; via the exons aataataataataataataataataataataataatagtaagaataataataagaataataataataataataataataataacaataataataacaataataataataataacaataacaataataataacaacaacaacaacaacaataataataataataataataataataataataataataataataataataataataataataataataataataataataagaataataacaataataacaataataacaataataataataataacaataataataataataacaataataataataacaacaataataatactaacaataataacaataataataataataacaataataataacaataataataataataacaataacaataataataacaacaacaacaataataataataataataataataataataataataataacaacaacaacaacaacaacaacaacaacaacaacaacaacaacaacaataataataataataataataataataataataataataagaagaagaagaataataataagaataataataataataataataagaataataacaataataataataataataataataataataataataataataataataataataataataataataataataataataataataataataacaataataagaataataacaataataagaataataacaataataagaataaaaacagtaataagaataataacaataataataataataacaataataataataataacaataataacaataataacaataataacaataataataataataacaataataagaataacaataataacaataataataataataacaataataataacaataataataataataataataataataacaataataataacaacaacaacaacaacaacaacaacaataataataataataataataataataataataataataataataataataataataataataataataataataataataataataataataataacaataataagaataataacaataataataataataacaataataataataataacaataataataataacaataataacaataataataataataacaataataataataataacaataacaataataataacaacaacaacaataataataataataataataataataataataataataataataataataataataat aataataacaataataataataataataataataataataataataataataataacaataataataataataacaataataataataataataacaataataataacaataataataataataacaataacaataataataacaacaacaacaacaataataataataataataataataataataataataataataataataataataataataataataataataataataataacaacaataataataataataataataacaataataataataataataataataataataataataataataataataataataataat
- the LOC130807935 gene encoding uncharacterized protein LOC130807935, protein NNNNNSNNNNNNNNNNNNNNNNNNNNNNNNNNNNNNNNNNNNNNNNNNNNNNNNNNNNNNNNNNNNNKNNNNNNNNNNNNNNNNNNNNNNNNNNNNNNTNNNNNNNNNNNNNNNNNNNNNNNNNNNNNNNNNNNNNKNYNNNNNNNNNNNNKQQQQQQQQQQQQQQNNNNNNNNNNNNNNNNNNNNNNNNNKNNNNNNNNNNNNNNNNNNNNNNNNNNNNNNTNNNNNNNNNNNNNNNNNNNNNNNNNNNNNNNNNNNNNNNNNNNNNNNNNNNNNNKNNNKNNNNNNNKNNNNNNNNNNNNNNNN, encoded by the exons aacaataataacaatagtaataataataataataataataacaataataacaataataataacaataataataataataacaataacaataataataacaacaacaacaacaacaacaataataataataataataataataataataataataataataataataataataataataataataataataataataataataagaataataacaataataacaataataacaataataataataataacaataataataataataacaataataataataacaacaataataatactaacaataataacaataataataataataacaataataataacaataataataataataacaataacaataataataacaacaacaacaataataataataataataataataagaattacaacaacaacaacaacaacaacaacaacaacaacaacaaacaacaacaacaacaacaacaacaacaacaacaacaacaacaa aacaataataataataataataataataataataataataataataataataataataataataataataataataagaataataacaataataacaataataacaataataataataataacaataataataataataacaataataataataacaacaataataatactaacaataataacaataataataataataataacaacaacaacaacaacaacaacaacaacaacaacaacaacaacaacaacaacaacaacaacaacaacaacaacaacaacaacaacaataataataataataataataataataataataataataataataagaataataataagaataataataataataataataagaataataacaataataataataataataataataataataataataat
- the LOC130824184 gene encoding uncharacterized protein LOC130824184, whose translation NNNNNNNNNNNNNNNNNNNNKNNNNNNNNNNNNNNNNSNNNNNNNNNNNNNNNNNNNNNNKNNNNNNNNNNNKNNNNNNNNNNNNNNNKNNNNNNNNNNNNNNNNNKNKNNNNNKNNKNNKNNNNNKNNNNNKNNNNNNNNNNNNNNNNNNNNNNNNNNNNNNNNNNNNNNNNNNNNNNNNNNNNNNNNNNNNNNNNNNNNNNNNHNNNNKNNNNNNNNNNNNNNNNNNNNNNNNNNNNNNNNDNNNNNNNNNNNNNHNNNNNNNNNNNNNNNNNNNNNNNNNNNNNNNNNNNNNNNNNNNNNNNNNNNNNNNNNNNNNNNNNNNNNNNNNNNNNKNNNNNNNNNNNNNNNNSNNNNNNNNNNNNNNNNNNNNKNNNNNNNNNNNNNNNNNNNNNNNNNNNNNNNNNNNNNNNNNNNTNNKNNNNNNNNNNNNNNNNNNNNNNNNNNNNNNSNNNNKNNNNNNNNNNNNNNNNNNNNNNNNNNNNNNNNNNNNNNNNNNNNNNNNNNNNNNNNNNNNNNNNNNN comes from the exons aataataataataataataataataataataataataataataataataataacaataataagaataataacaataataacaataataataataataacaataataacaatagtaataataataataataataataacaataataacaataataacaataataacaataataacaataataagaataacaataataacaataataataacaataataaaaataacaataataataataataataacaacaataataataataataaaaataataataataataataataataataataataataataataataataataagaataagaataataacaataataagaataataagaataataagaataataacaataataagaataataataataataagaataataacaataataataataataacaataataataataataataacaataataataataataataacaataataataacaataataataataataacaataacaataataataacaacaacaacaacaataataataataataataataataataataataataataataataataataataataataataataataataataataataataatcataataataataataaaaataataataataataataataataataataataataataataataacaacaataataataataataataataacaataataataataataataatgataataataataataataataataataataataataataatcataataataataataataata ataacaataataataataacaataataataacaataataataacaataataataataataacaataacaataataataacaataataataataataataataataataataataataataataataataataataataataataacaataataataataataataataataataataataataataataataataataataataataataataagaataataacaataataacaataataataataataacaataataacaatagtaataataataataataataataataacaataataacaataataacaataataacaataataagaataacaataataacaataataataacaataataataataacaataataacaataataataacaataataacaataataataataataataataataataataataacaataataataataataataatactaataataaaaataataataataataataataataataataataataataataataataataataataataataataataataataataataataataatagtaataataataataagaataataataataataataataataataataacaataataataacaataataataataataacaataacaataataataacaacaacaacaacaacaacaacaataataataataataataataataataataataataataataataataataataataataataataacaataataacaataataacaataataacaat
- the LOC130809950 gene encoding uncharacterized protein LOC130809950, with protein NNNNNNNNNNNNNNNNNNNNNNNNNNNNNNNNNNNNNNNNNNNNNNNNNNNNNNNNNNNNNNNNNNNNNNNNNNNNNNNNNNNNNNNNNNNNNNNNNNNNNNNNNNNNHNNHNNNNNNNNNNNNNNNNNNNNNNKNNKNNKNNNNNNNNKNKNNNKNNNNNNNNNNNNNNNNNNNNNNNNNNNNNNNNNNNHKNNNNNNNNNNNNNNNNNNNNNNNNNNNNNNNNNNNNNNNNNKNNNNNNNNNNNNNNNNNNNNNNNNNNNNNNNNNNNNNNNYNNNNNNNNNNNNNNNNNNNNNNNNNNNN; from the coding sequence aataataataataacaataataataataataataacaataataataataataacaataataataataataataacaataataataacaataataataataataacaataacaataataataacaacaacaacaacaataataataataataataataataataataataataataataataataataataataataataataataataataataataataataacaacaataataataataataataataataacaataataataataataataataataataataataataataataataataataataataataataataatcataataatcataataataataataataataataataataataataataataataataataataataataataataataaaaacaataagaataataagaataataacaataataacaataataagaataaaaacaataataagaataataacaataataataataataacaataataataataataacaataataacaataataacaataataacaataataataataacaataataataataataaccataaaaataataataacaacaacaacaacaacaacaacaataataataataataataataataataataataataataataataataataataataataataataataataataataataacaataataagaataataacaataataataataataacaataataataataataacaataataataataataacaataataataataacaataataacaataataataataataacaataataataactataataataataataacaataacaataataataacaacaacaataataataataataataataataataataataataataataattaa
- the LOC130807675 gene encoding uncharacterized protein LOC130807675 gives NNNNNNNNNNNNNNNNNNNNNNNNNNNNNNNNNNNNNNNNNNNNNNNNNNNNNNNNNNNNNNNNNNNNNNNNNNNNNNNNNNNNNNNNNNNNNNNNNNNNNNNNNNNNNNNHNNHNNNNNNNNNNNNNKNNKNNKNNNNNNNNKNKNNNKNNNNNNNNNNNNNNNNNNNNNNNNNNNNNNNNNNNNKNNNNNNNNNNNNNNNNNNNNNNNNNNNNNNNNNNNNNNNKNNNNNNNNNNNNNNNNNNNNNNNNNNNNNNNNNNNNNNNNYNNNNNNNNNNNNNNNNNNNNNNNNNN, from the exons aataacaataataataataataataacaataataataataataacaataataataataataataataacaataataataacaataataataataataacaataacaataataataacaacaacaacaacaacaacaataataataataataataataataataataataataataataataataataataataataataataataataataataataataataacaacaataataataataataataataataacaataataataataataataataataataataataataataataataataataataataataataataataataataatcataataatcataataataataataataataataataataataataataataaaaacaataagaataataagaataataacaataataacaataataagaataaaaacaataataagaataataacaataataataataataacaataataataataataacaataataacaataataacaataataacaataataataataacaataataataataataacaataaaaataataataacaacaacaacaacaacaataataataataataataataataataataataataacaataataataataataataataataataataataataataacaacaataataagaataataacaataataataataataacaataataataataataacaataataataataataacaataataataataacaataataacaataataataataataataacaataataataactataataataataataacaataacaataataa taataataataataataataataataataataataataataataataat